The following are from one region of the Leucobacter sp. Psy1 genome:
- a CDS encoding SRPBCC family protein, with protein sequence MPEVTGQVVETPEGRDLRLVRSLALPIEEAWSFIADSERTALWFGEWEGDGRPGGAIRIRMAFEEDAPAAKARIVACEAPHRLALHTSDEMGSWRLELLLEADGEDESLLGFVHHLDADTDVGAVGPGWEYYLDMLVAATEDAEPPHFDDYFPALIETYLERAAHPLAG encoded by the coding sequence ATGCCCGAGGTCACCGGTCAGGTCGTCGAAACGCCCGAGGGTCGCGACCTCCGTCTGGTGCGTTCGCTCGCACTGCCGATCGAGGAGGCGTGGTCGTTCATCGCGGACTCCGAGCGCACCGCACTCTGGTTCGGCGAGTGGGAGGGTGATGGGCGCCCCGGCGGGGCGATCCGGATCCGCATGGCGTTCGAGGAGGATGCCCCTGCGGCGAAGGCCAGAATCGTCGCCTGCGAAGCCCCGCACCGTCTCGCGCTGCACACCTCGGACGAGATGGGGTCGTGGCGTCTGGAGCTGCTCCTCGAAGCCGACGGTGAGGACGAGAGTCTGCTCGGATTCGTGCATCATCTCGATGCCGACACCGATGTGGGTGCCGTAGGGCCCGGGTGGGAATACTACCTCGACATGCTCGTCGCCGCGACCGAGGACGCGGAGCCCCCGCACTTCGACGACTACTTCCCGGCACTGATCGAGACCTACCTCGAGCGCGCCGCCCACCCGCTGGCCGGCTGA
- a CDS encoding NAD(P)-dependent oxidoreductase yields the protein MTRITVLGGTGYAGRNIVRVAAERGHTVTAYSRNEPASPVEGVEYRTGDVQDPEVIRAAVTGTDVVVSAVSPRGELEGTGKLRGIERRVAEEAARAGVRFGVVGGAGSLFVSEGGPRVADTPEFPDAIKPEAAELAAVLEDLQSSAAELDWFYVSPAGGFGEWAPGEATGTYRTGGDVLLVDESGESQISGADFADAVVSEIEHSEHRRERFTVAY from the coding sequence ATGACCCGCATCACCGTTCTCGGCGGCACCGGCTACGCCGGCCGCAACATCGTTCGCGTCGCCGCGGAGCGCGGCCATACCGTGACGGCGTACAGCCGGAACGAGCCGGCTTCGCCCGTCGAGGGAGTCGAGTACCGTACCGGTGACGTGCAGGATCCCGAGGTGATCCGGGCTGCCGTCACTGGCACCGATGTCGTGGTCTCGGCGGTCTCCCCGCGCGGCGAGCTCGAGGGGACCGGAAAGCTCCGCGGCATTGAGCGGCGCGTCGCCGAGGAGGCCGCCCGCGCGGGCGTGCGATTCGGGGTGGTCGGCGGTGCCGGATCGCTCTTCGTGTCAGAGGGCGGCCCGCGGGTCGCCGATACCCCCGAGTTCCCCGACGCCATCAAGCCGGAGGCCGCTGAGCTGGCAGCCGTGCTCGAAGATCTGCAGTCATCTGCTGCCGAGCTGGACTGGTTCTACGTGAGCCCAGCCGGTGGGTTCGGCGAATGGGCACCAGGTGAAGCGACGGGTACCTACCGCACCGGCGGCGATGTGCTGCTGGTCGACGAGTCGGGCGAATCGCAGATCTCCGGAGCCGATTTCGCGGATGCCGTCGTCTCGGAGATCGAACACTCTGAGCACCGGCGTGAGCGGTTCACCGTTGCTTACTGA
- a CDS encoding helix-turn-helix domain-containing protein: MTEPEWDPYNRDCPSRGLLDRVSSRWSILVIGTLADGPRRFNEIAAAVDGVSQKMLAQTLRGLEHDGLVTRTVTAQVPVRVDYALTQAGQTLHEPLAALEEWVRTHMSDVEAAHRSADDAHVTA; encoded by the coding sequence ATGACCGAACCCGAGTGGGACCCCTATAACCGGGACTGCCCGAGCCGGGGCCTGCTGGATCGCGTGTCCAGCCGCTGGAGCATCCTCGTCATCGGCACGCTTGCCGATGGCCCGCGGAGGTTTAACGAAATCGCCGCCGCCGTGGATGGGGTCTCCCAGAAGATGCTCGCGCAGACCCTTCGCGGCCTCGAGCACGACGGCCTCGTGACGCGCACCGTCACCGCCCAGGTACCCGTTCGAGTCGACTACGCGCTCACGCAGGCCGGTCAAACGCTCCACGAGCCGCTCGCAGCTCTCGAGGAGTGGGTGCGCACCCACATGTCCGACGTGGAAGCCGCGCACCGCTCAGCTGACGACGCTCACGTCACGGCGTAA